The following are from one region of the Sorghum bicolor cultivar BTx623 chromosome 2, Sorghum_bicolor_NCBIv3, whole genome shotgun sequence genome:
- the LOC8054519 gene encoding LOW QUALITY PROTEIN: flavin-containing monooxygenase FMO GS-OX-like 8 (The sequence of the model RefSeq protein was modified relative to this genomic sequence to represent the inferred CDS: inserted 4 bases in 3 codons), whose product MVSMSSKKVCVIGAGVSGLASARELLREGHDVTVVEQSGGVGGQWLYDPSTDGGKPLGAAGAHSSMYASVRLISPRELTAFSDFPFFPNNDGTGDARRYPGHGELLRYIRDFCDAFGLMDVVXLNTKVLHVGLAAPRDAEDGGVTRWXDRERDAVTTEEVFDAVVVAVGQYTQPRLPVINGMDKWSRRQLHSHSYRVPVSFHGEVVVIVGFHESGKDIALELSRVAREVXKSMDGVAPGVVKAVSRHDNLHLHLQIDCLCEDGQVMFADGSCVVADSIIYCTGYDFSFPFLDTGGLVTVDDNRVGPLFEHTFPPALAPSLSFVGVPRLVLVPRFYEAQARWVAQVLSGRRPLPSSEEMMRAAMEYHLSREAAGVPRRLSHTVFFDMDYCDEFGAKHCGFPPLEGWKRDLLSSAVARVRDGDMESYRDTYHDSDLVLEGLRSEGW is encoded by the exons ATGGTGTCGATGTCATCCAAGAAGGTGTGCGTGATCGGCGCCGGCGTCTCGGGGCTGGCGTCTGCCCGCGAGCTGCTCCGGGAGGGCCACGACGTGACGGTCGTGGAGCAgagcggcggcgtcggcgggcAGTGGCTGTACGACCCGAGCACCGACGGCGGCAAACCCCTCGGCGCGGCCGGCGCGCACAGCAGCATGTACGCCTCCGTCCGGCTCATCAGCCCGAGGGAGCTCACGGCCTTCTCTGACTTCCCCTTCTTCCCCAACAACGACGGCACTGGCGACGCCCGGCGCTACCCGGGGCACGGCGAGTTGCTGAGGTACATCAGGGACTTCTGCGACGCGTTCGGGCTCATGGACGTCG AGCTCAACACCAAGGTCCTGCATGTCGGCCTGGCCGCGCCGCGCGACGCTGAGGACGGCGGCGTGACGCGCT ACGACCGCGAGCGCGACGCAGtcaccacggaggaggtgttcGACGCCGTGGTCGTGGCTGTCGGCCAGTACACCCAGCCAAGGCTCCCAGTCATCAACGGCATGGACAAGTGGAGCAGGAGGCAGCTGCACTCCCACTCGTACCGGGTCCCTGTCTCCTTCCACGGCGAAGTGGTGGTGATCGTGGGCTTCCATGAGAGCGGCAAGGACATCGCTCTGGAGCTCTCCAGGGTGGCGAGGGAGGT CAAGTCCATGGACGGCGTCGCTCCCGGCGTGGTCAAGGCTGTGTCAAGGCACGACAACCTGCACCTCCACCTCCAGATCGACTGCCTGTGCGAGGATGGGCAGGTAATGTTCGCCGATGGCTCGTGTGTCGTCGCCGACTCCATCATCTACTGCACTGGGTACGACTTCTCGTTCCCGTTCCTGGACACGGGAGGGCtggtcaccgtcgacgacaaccgCGTCGGCCCGCTGTTCGAGCACACGTTCCCGCCAGCGCTGGCGCCGTCGCTGTCCTTCGTGGGCGTTCCCAGGCTGGTACTGGTTCCGCGGTTCTACGAGGCGCAGGCGAGGTGGGTGGCACAGGTGCTGTCTGGCCGGCGGCCACTACCGTCGTCGGAGGAGATGATGCGCGCCGCCATGGAGTACCACCTCTCCAGGGAGGCGGCCGGCGTGCCCAGGCGCCTCTCGCACACCGTCTTCTTCGACATGGACTACTGCGACGAGTTTGGGGCCAAGCACTGCGGTTTCCCGCCGCTGGAGGGGTGGAAGAGGGACCTCCTGTCGTCGGCTGTCGCACGCGTCAGGGACGGCGACATGGAGAGCTACCGTGACACCTACCATGACAGCGACCTTGTCCTGGAGGGCTTGCGCTCCGAAGGCTGGTGA
- the LOC8054520 gene encoding probable inactive purple acid phosphatase 2 — MSPENPHLRFLLFLAVAAVAGGGAAAGTTLTASLSGDQIKIRWTGLPAPDGLDYVGIYSPPSSRDRDFLGYLFLNGSASWRSGSGELSLPRLPTLRAPYQFRLFRWPANEYSYHHVDHDQNPLPHGKHRVAVSADVSVGDPARPEQVHLAFADGIDEMRVMFLCGDRGKRVVRYGLQKEDEKEWKEVDTDVSTYEQKHMCDWPANSSVAWRDPGFVFDGLMKGLEPGRKYFYKVGSDTGGWSEIYSFISRDSEASETNAFLFGDMGTYVPYNTYIRTQDESLSTVKWILRDIEALGDKPAFISHIGDISYARGYSWVWDHFFSQIEPIAASTPYHVCIGNHEYDWPSQPWKPWWATYGKDGGGECGIPYSVKFRMPGNSILPTGNGGPDTRNLYYSFDSGVVHFVYMSTETNFVQGSDQYNFLKADLEKVNRSRTPFVVFQGHRPMYTSSDETRDAALKQQMLQNLEPLLVTYKVTLALWGHVHRYERFCPMKNFQCVNTSSSFQYSGAPVHLVIGMGGQDWQPIWQPRPDHPDVPIFPQPERSMYRGGEFGYTRLVATREKLTLTYVGNHDGQVHDMVEIFSGLVSSNSSVAVAVHDTKLGTEVSTVRKISPLYLEIGGSVLFALLLGFSFGFLIRRKKEAAQWTPVKNEES, encoded by the exons ATGTCCCCCGAAAACCCCCACCTCCGCTTCCTCCTATTCCTCGCCGTCGcggccgtcgccggcggcggggCTGCAGCGGGCACCACCCTCACCGCGTCCCTCTCCGGCGACCAGATCAAGATCCGCTGGACGGGCCTCCCGGCCCCGGACGGCCTCGACTACGTCGGCATCTACTCGCCGCCGTCCTCCCGCGACCGCGACTTCCTCGGCTACCTCTTCCTCAACGGCTCGGCCTCCTGGCGCAGCGGCTCTGGGGAGCTGTCCCTCCCGCGCCTCCCGACGCTCCGCGCGCCCTACCAGTTCCGCCTCTTCCGCTGGCCTGCCAACGAGTACTCCTACCACCACGTCGACCATGACCAGAACCCGCTCCCCCACGGCAAGCATCGCGTCGCCGTCTCCGCCGACGTCTCCGTCGGCGACCCCGCCCGCCCGGAACAGGTGCACCTCGCGTTCGCAGATGGGATCGACGAGATGCGGGTCATGTTCCTGTGCGGCGACCGCGGGAAGAGGGTCGTCAGGTACGGGCTGCAGAAGGAGGACGAGAAGGAGTGGAAGGAGGTGGACACGGATGTGAGCACGTACGAGCAGAAGCACATGTGCGATTGGCCGGCCAACAGCAGCGTCGCCTGGAGGGATCCGGGATTCGTCTTCGATGGCCTCATGAAAGGATTGGAGCCCGGAAGGAAGTATTTTTACAAG GTTGGTAGTGACACAGGAGGATGGAGTGAGATATACAGCTTTATTTCACGTGACAGTGAAGCCAGTGAGACCAACGCATTTCTGTTTGGTGACATGGGAACTTATGTGCCTTATAACACCTACATTCGCACACAAGATGAGAGCTTGTCCACTGTAAAGTGGATCCTCCGTGATATTGAAGCCCTTGGGGATAAACCCGCCTTTATTTCACACATTGGGGACATCAGCTATGCTAGAGGTTATTCTTGGGTATGGGATCATTTCTTCAGCCAGATTGAGCCTATTGCTGCCAGTACCCCATACCATGTCTGTATAGGAAATCATGAGTATGATTGGCCATCACAACCTTGGAAACCATGGTGGGCTACATATGGAAAGGATGGTGGGGGCGAATGTGGGATACCGTATAGCGTCAAGTTCAGAATGCCTGGCAATTCTATCCTGCCTACTGGTAATGGTGGCCCAGACACCAGGAATCTTTATTACTcctttgattcaggtgtggtgCATTTCGTCTACATGTCAaccgaaacaaattttgttcagggCAGTGATCAGTACAACTTCTTGAAAGCGGACCTTGAGAAGGTGAACCGAAGCAGAACACCATTTGTTGTTTTCCAGGGCCACCGTCCCATGTACACCTCGAGCGATGAAACCAGGGACGCTGCTTTGAAACAGCAGATGCTCCAGAATTTGGAACCACTGCTGGTGACATACAAGGTGACCCTTGCACTATGGGGACATGTCCACAGGTACGAGAGGTTCTGCCCGATGAAGAACTTCCAATGTGTCAACACTTCATCAAGCTTCCAATACTCTGGTGCTCCTGTGCATCTTGTGATTGGAATGGGCGGGCAAGACTGGCAACCCATATGGCAACCGAGGCCCGATCACCCAGATGTCCCCATCTTTCCACAGCCTGAGAGGTCCATGTACCGTGGCGGTGAGTTTGGATACACAAGGCTTGTAGCAACAAGGGAGAAGCTAACATTAACCTATGTGGGGAACCATGATGGGCAAGTCCATGATATGGTGGAGATATTTTCTGGCCTGGTATCCAGTAACAGTAGTGTTGCTGTGGCAGTGCATGACACCAAACTTGGCACAGAAGTCAGCACCGTGCGAAAAATATCTCCATTGTACTTGGAAATCGGAGGCAGTGTATTGTTTGCACTGCTCCTGGGATTTTCCTTTGGATTTCTTATCAGGAGAAAGAAAGAAGCTGCACAGTGGACTCCAGTAAAGAACGAGGAATCATAA